The proteins below come from a single Phycisphaerae bacterium genomic window:
- a CDS encoding aldo/keto reductase: protein MADRLAWGILSTGRIAGIFARALAHSETGVLVAVGSRTPSAAEHFGEQHHVPHRHGSYEALLADPDVQAVYIATPHPMHAEWAIKAAEAGKHILCEKPLTLNHAEAMAVIEAAREHDVFLMEAFMYRCHPQTAKLIELIRSEAIGEVRLIQATFSFKADFDDTGRICANELGGGGILDVGCYCTSMARLIAGVAGGQGFAEPVEVKGTGHLCETGTDAWALASLSFPGGILASLATGILVNQESVVRVFGSEGHILVPQPWVISLEGGTSRLILHRDGEPSPQEIRVETPRWLYAIEADTVAEHLRRRQAPGPAMTWEDTLGNMKTLDRWRASIGLVYQSEQPEAGKHPVHRRSLKRREVHNMKYGHVSGVDGPVSRLVMGVDHQTTMPHAAVMFDDFFERGGNSFDTAHGYGGGMCERLLGCWLRHRGVREEVVILDKGGHTPWCTPKDIGRQIVESLERLQTDYIDVYMLHRDNADVGVDEFIGVLNEHKAAGHLRVFGVSNWSIERVDAANDYANDRDLDGISVISNQFSLARMVQPVWPGCLSASDLAARTWHSATQTPLMAWSSQARGFFHRARPEDLSDRELVRCWYCEDNFERLRRARRLAEKLKVPVINVALAYVLCQPFPTFALIGPRTLAETRTSLPALDIELSVDDLMWLNLEA from the coding sequence ATGGCGGACAGACTTGCCTGGGGCATCCTCAGCACCGGTCGAATCGCGGGGATCTTTGCCAGGGCCCTGGCTCATTCGGAAACCGGCGTCTTGGTCGCCGTCGGCAGCCGCACCCCATCCGCGGCCGAGCATTTCGGCGAGCAACATCATGTTCCGCATCGGCACGGCAGTTACGAGGCCCTGCTGGCCGATCCGGACGTGCAGGCCGTGTACATTGCCACGCCTCATCCCATGCATGCCGAGTGGGCGATCAAGGCCGCCGAAGCGGGCAAGCACATTCTCTGCGAGAAGCCGTTGACCCTCAACCATGCCGAGGCCATGGCGGTCATCGAGGCGGCTCGCGAGCACGATGTTTTCCTCATGGAAGCGTTCATGTACCGCTGCCATCCGCAGACCGCCAAGCTGATCGAACTGATCCGCTCGGAGGCGATTGGCGAGGTCCGCCTGATTCAGGCCACCTTCAGCTTCAAAGCCGACTTCGACGACACCGGCCGGATTTGTGCGAACGAGCTGGGTGGCGGCGGCATTCTCGACGTGGGCTGCTACTGCACGTCGATGGCCCGCCTGATCGCCGGTGTGGCCGGCGGGCAGGGTTTTGCCGAGCCGGTCGAGGTCAAGGGCACCGGCCATCTGTGTGAGACCGGCACGGACGCGTGGGCGTTGGCGTCGCTGAGCTTCCCGGGGGGCATTCTGGCCAGCCTGGCGACGGGCATCCTGGTGAACCAGGAGAGCGTTGTTCGGGTCTTTGGCTCGGAGGGGCACATTCTCGTGCCCCAGCCCTGGGTCATCAGTCTAGAGGGTGGAACCTCCCGTCTAATCCTGCACCGGGATGGTGAGCCGAGCCCGCAGGAGATCCGCGTTGAGACGCCGCGCTGGCTCTATGCCATTGAGGCGGACACCGTGGCGGAGCATCTCCGTCGTCGCCAGGCGCCCGGCCCGGCCATGACCTGGGAGGACACGCTGGGCAACATGAAGACCCTGGACCGCTGGCGGGCGTCGATCGGGCTGGTCTATCAGTCGGAGCAGCCGGAGGCCGGCAAGCATCCGGTTCATCGGCGGTCGCTGAAGCGCCGCGAGGTCCACAACATGAAGTACGGGCACGTTTCCGGTGTGGACGGCCCGGTCTCCCGGCTGGTCATGGGGGTTGACCACCAGACGACCATGCCTCATGCGGCGGTCATGTTTGACGACTTCTTCGAGCGGGGCGGCAACAGTTTCGACACCGCACACGGCTACGGGGGCGGGATGTGTGAACGCCTGCTGGGCTGCTGGCTGCGTCATCGCGGCGTTCGAGAGGAGGTGGTGATCCTGGACAAGGGTGGCCACACTCCCTGGTGCACGCCCAAGGACATCGGCCGGCAGATCGTCGAGAGCCTGGAGCGGCTGCAGACGGACTACATCGATGTCTACATGCTCCACCGCGACAATGCGGATGTAGGGGTAGACGAGTTCATCGGGGTATTGAACGAGCACAAGGCTGCCGGGCACCTCCGGGTCTTCGGCGTGTCCAACTGGTCGATTGAGCGGGTCGACGCAGCCAACGACTACGCCAACGATCGAGACCTGGACGGCATCTCCGTGATCAGCAACCAGTTCAGTCTGGCCCGCATGGTGCAGCCGGTCTGGCCGGGTTGCCTGTCGGCCTCGGATCTGGCCGCAAGGACCTGGCACTCGGCCACGCAGACGCCGCTGATGGCCTGGTCGAGCCAGGCGAGAGGGTTTTTCCATCGCGCCCGGCCCGAGGACCTTAGTGACCGTGAGCTGGTTCGCTGCTGGTATTGCGAGGACAACTTTGAACGGCTGAGGCGCGCCCGGCGGCTGGCCGAGAAGCTGAAGGTTCCGGTGATCAACGTTGCCCTGGCCTACGTGCTCTGTCAGCCGTTTCCGACGTTCGCCCTGATCGGGCCGCGGACGCTGGCCGAGACCCGCACATCGTTGCCCGCCCTGGACATTGAGTTGAGCGTGGACGACCTCATGTGGCTCAATCTGGAGGCATAG
- a CDS encoding PAS domain S-box protein yields MSVHKPHNQTSTTFRGRKPAVDETTLARWQRLVEWVADIIRMPAALITQVNPSRLTICAANRGPDSPYQVGQAVDPNTGRYCQAVMARRAPLSVPDARRDPAWASTPGADPGMVCYLGLPLQWPDGELFGTLCVLDRQGHPDLLRNQELLAHFSTVVEADLKLLLVGEQYRVANRRLNLIAKTATVVVGAAPLAEQAEELARQVRTVLDADACVIRVLENQDLTLLANVGVPVEDIHPRMDPSLGIAGEVIGHRRQIFIPDVRAHKVTAPVVDQLPHSYHFTSYAGVPLLVGNRAIGILGLFWKTECRHFGPDDLNHLQILADNIAVSIANARLHAQVEHQRDRLEADISERTRVEAALMASEAKYRRLHESMMDAFVSARISGRIQESNRAFREMLGYTEQELSQLTSADLTPTRWHAVEARIVREQVLKRGFSDVYEKEYQRKDGTVIPVELRTYLISDDRGRPSGMWAIVRDITDRKRAEEELLRHRDRLAELVEARTRELDHSRAQLRRTERLASIGTLAAGIAHEINNPLGMMMLSADLALGKTDQPDVVCELLHQLKNNITRCSQIVRDVLEFARDRSPRKGPVDLNGAVNRALDFTREYARQHGVAIDTRLGENIAPLLSQSTEIEQLVVNLVHNAVQACRGTGHVTLETRDNGNAAHLTVRDNGCGMGPEAIEHAFDPFFTTRLGQGGTGLGLSIVHGIVTSYGGTVRIESSIGKGTTFFVELPHQLPADPVSTDPTQP; encoded by the coding sequence GTGTCTGTGCACAAACCGCATAATCAAACCTCAACCACGTTTCGCGGTCGCAAGCCGGCTGTCGACGAGACGACGCTGGCACGGTGGCAAAGACTCGTCGAGTGGGTGGCTGACATTATCCGCATGCCTGCAGCCCTGATCACCCAGGTCAATCCGTCCCGACTGACCATCTGCGCGGCCAACCGCGGCCCGGACAGCCCCTACCAGGTTGGACAAGCCGTCGATCCCAACACCGGTCGGTACTGCCAGGCGGTCATGGCCCGACGAGCCCCGCTGTCCGTTCCCGATGCACGGAGAGATCCGGCCTGGGCATCCACTCCCGGCGCCGACCCGGGAATGGTGTGCTACCTGGGCCTGCCCCTCCAGTGGCCCGACGGCGAACTCTTCGGCACCCTCTGCGTGCTGGACAGACAAGGGCACCCCGACCTGCTCCGTAACCAGGAACTGCTGGCCCATTTCTCGACCGTCGTCGAAGCCGATCTGAAGCTCCTGCTCGTGGGCGAGCAGTATCGGGTCGCCAACCGGCGACTCAATCTGATTGCCAAGACGGCGACCGTCGTCGTCGGAGCGGCGCCACTGGCCGAGCAGGCCGAAGAACTGGCCCGGCAAGTCCGCACCGTTCTGGACGCCGATGCCTGCGTGATCCGGGTGCTCGAGAACCAGGACTTGACCCTGCTGGCCAACGTCGGCGTGCCGGTGGAGGACATCCACCCACGCATGGATCCCTCCCTCGGCATTGCGGGCGAAGTCATCGGCCACCGCCGCCAGATCTTCATCCCCGATGTGCGCGCCCACAAAGTGACCGCGCCGGTCGTGGATCAGCTTCCACACTCCTACCATTTCACGTCCTACGCCGGCGTGCCCCTGCTGGTCGGCAATCGCGCCATCGGTATTCTAGGCCTCTTCTGGAAAACGGAATGCCGCCACTTCGGGCCCGACGATCTGAACCACCTCCAGATCCTCGCCGACAACATCGCCGTTTCAATCGCCAATGCCCGCCTCCACGCACAAGTGGAACATCAGCGCGACCGGCTCGAGGCGGACATCAGCGAACGCACTCGCGTGGAGGCAGCACTCATGGCCTCCGAGGCCAAGTACCGCCGATTACACGAGAGCATGATGGATGCGTTCGTCAGTGCGCGAATCTCGGGGCGGATCCAGGAATCCAACCGGGCCTTCCGCGAGATGCTCGGATACACCGAACAGGAACTCTCTCAGCTCACCTCCGCGGATCTGACCCCCACTCGGTGGCACGCCGTCGAGGCTCGAATCGTCCGCGAACAGGTGCTGAAGCGAGGCTTCTCCGACGTCTATGAGAAGGAGTATCAAAGGAAGGACGGCACCGTCATCCCCGTCGAGCTCCGCACCTACCTGATCTCGGACGACCGGGGCCGACCCTCCGGAATGTGGGCCATCGTCCGCGACATCACCGATCGAAAACGCGCTGAAGAGGAACTCCTTCGCCACCGCGACCGCCTCGCCGAACTGGTCGAAGCCCGGACCCGGGAATTGGACCACTCGCGGGCGCAGTTGCGGCGCACCGAACGGCTCGCATCCATCGGCACCCTGGCCGCGGGAATCGCCCACGAAATCAACAACCCCCTGGGCATGATGATGCTGAGCGCCGATCTCGCCCTGGGCAAAACCGACCAGCCGGATGTCGTCTGTGAACTGCTGCATCAGCTGAAGAACAACATCACCCGCTGCTCCCAGATCGTCCGCGACGTGCTGGAATTCGCCCGCGACCGCTCCCCCCGCAAGGGCCCGGTCGATCTCAACGGGGCAGTCAACAGAGCCCTGGACTTTACCCGGGAGTACGCCAGGCAGCACGGCGTGGCCATCGACACCCGATTGGGCGAGAACATCGCCCCCCTTCTCTCACAGTCGACCGAGATAGAGCAGCTCGTGGTCAACCTGGTCCACAACGCCGTCCAGGCCTGCCGCGGCACAGGGCACGTGACCCTCGAAACCCGCGACAACGGCAACGCGGCCCACCTGACCGTCCGTGATAATGGCTGCGGCATGGGCCCGGAGGCAATCGAACACGCTTTCGACCCGTTCTTCACTACACGGCTGGGCCAAGGCGGTACCGGGCTGGGACTCAGCATCGTTCACGGAATCGTCACCAGCTACGGCGGAACCGTGAGAATCGAAAGCTCCATCGGAAAGGGAACCACGTTCTTCGTCGAACTGCCCCACCAGCTCCCCGCCGATCCCGTGAGCACCGATCCCACCCAACCTTGA
- a CDS encoding replication-associated recombination protein A, translating to MDLFSQQRQAAFNRVQPLPVRMRPRTLDEFLGQQHFVGEGKLLRRLLTADRLSSAIFYGPPGTGKTTLAHIIAHHTQAAFEELNAAGASVKDVREVIAQAKNRLAVTSQRTVLFLDEIHRFNRAQQDVLLNDVENGLIILIGATTENPFFSVNSPLVSRSQIFQFEPLSTADIKTALERAVTDKQRGLGNHPIRITPDAVDHLAVTCDGDARRALIALEVAALSQLDAQKNAARRQGPPATPVAAPPLEEPKPPAPASEILIDLAVAEESIQRKAIVYDGVGDEHYDAASALIKSMRGSDPDAAVYWLARMLEAGEDPRFIARRVAICAAEDVGNANPMALVVANAAAEVTMLVGMPECQLPLSQAVIYLACSPKSNASAMAIWNAAKDVREGRTIPVPRHLRDSHYPGAAQMGHGEGYKYAHSYEGGFVQQDYLGVDKHYYVPTDRGQEVRLAEYLRQIRQLAEQQDQHAPGPPPETRSKNVPRDRASGTDKGAANSR from the coding sequence ATGGACCTGTTCAGCCAACAGAGGCAGGCGGCCTTCAACCGGGTGCAACCCTTGCCTGTGCGAATGCGCCCCCGCACCCTGGACGAGTTCCTCGGCCAACAGCATTTCGTCGGCGAGGGCAAGCTCCTGCGCCGGCTCCTGACGGCCGACCGACTGTCCAGCGCGATCTTCTACGGCCCCCCGGGTACAGGCAAGACCACCCTGGCCCACATCATCGCCCACCACACCCAGGCAGCCTTTGAGGAACTGAACGCGGCCGGAGCCAGCGTCAAGGACGTCCGCGAAGTGATCGCCCAGGCCAAGAACCGCTTGGCCGTCACCAGTCAACGCACCGTCCTGTTCCTGGACGAAATCCATCGGTTCAACCGCGCTCAACAGGACGTCCTGCTCAACGACGTCGAGAATGGCCTGATCATTCTGATCGGGGCCACTACCGAAAACCCCTTCTTCAGCGTCAACTCGCCCCTGGTCTCTCGGAGCCAAATCTTCCAGTTCGAACCCCTCAGCACGGCCGACATCAAAACCGCGCTGGAACGGGCCGTGACCGACAAGCAGCGCGGTTTGGGCAACCACCCCATCCGAATCACGCCCGACGCGGTCGACCATCTGGCCGTCACCTGCGACGGCGACGCCCGGCGAGCGCTCATCGCCCTCGAGGTCGCCGCCCTGTCCCAGCTTGATGCCCAGAAGAACGCCGCCCGCAGGCAAGGCCCCCCCGCCACCCCCGTGGCCGCCCCGCCGCTCGAAGAGCCCAAACCGCCCGCGCCCGCCAGCGAGATCCTCATCGATCTGGCCGTGGCCGAAGAGTCCATCCAGCGGAAGGCCATCGTCTATGACGGGGTCGGCGACGAGCATTACGACGCCGCCAGTGCCTTGATCAAGAGCATGCGGGGCAGCGATCCGGATGCGGCGGTCTACTGGCTGGCCCGCATGCTCGAGGCTGGCGAGGATCCCCGGTTCATCGCTCGGCGGGTGGCCATCTGTGCGGCCGAGGACGTGGGCAACGCCAACCCTATGGCCTTGGTAGTTGCCAACGCCGCCGCCGAGGTTACCATGCTGGTGGGAATGCCGGAGTGCCAACTCCCATTGAGCCAGGCAGTGATCTACCTGGCCTGTTCGCCGAAATCAAACGCCTCGGCCATGGCGATCTGGAACGCGGCGAAGGATGTACGCGAGGGCCGAACGATTCCCGTCCCGCGTCACCTCCGCGACAGCCATTACCCCGGCGCCGCCCAAATGGGCCACGGCGAGGGCTACAAGTATGCCCATAGCTACGAAGGCGGATTCGTGCAGCAGGATTATCTCGGTGTCGATAAACACTACTACGTCCCGACCGATCGAGGACAGGAGGTCCGCTTGGCCGAGTACCTGAGGCAGATCCGCCAGCTCGCCGAGCAGCAGGATCAGCACGCCCCCGGGCCGCCACCAGAAACGCGTTCAAAGAATGTGCCCAGGGATCGTGCTTCGGGCACTGACAAAGGAGCGGCAAACTCGCGGTGA
- a CDS encoding 5-formyltetrahydrofolate cyclo-ligase: protein MSTKKDLRHYLREILSTTSPEELRERSLAACARLAETREYARAEIIMVFLSLPTEIDTTPLVFRAWRDRKRVLAPKVSWEQRRMLPMEIRSLSDDVHESTLGIREPVQGMPFPVANIDMVIVPGLGFDRTGNRIGRGRGFYDHFLAHRDWKGVACGFALDSQLVDQVPITEHDMQVDMLVTDKEVLRFGP, encoded by the coding sequence GTGAGCACCAAGAAGGACCTACGCCACTATCTCCGAGAAATACTCTCGACCACGAGCCCGGAGGAGTTGCGGGAACGCTCGCTGGCGGCTTGCGCTCGCCTGGCCGAGACCCGCGAATACGCCCGGGCCGAAATCATCATGGTCTTCCTGTCCCTCCCGACCGAGATCGACACCACCCCACTGGTGTTCCGAGCATGGCGAGACCGCAAACGAGTCCTCGCTCCAAAAGTGAGCTGGGAACAGCGGCGAATGCTGCCCATGGAGATTCGCTCCCTGTCCGACGATGTCCACGAGTCCACCCTCGGAATCCGCGAGCCGGTCCAGGGCATGCCCTTCCCGGTCGCCAACATCGACATGGTGATCGTCCCAGGCCTGGGCTTCGACCGGACCGGAAACCGCATCGGGCGCGGACGAGGCTTCTACGACCACTTCCTCGCCCACCGCGACTGGAAAGGCGTCGCCTGCGGATTCGCCCTCGATTCCCAACTGGTCGATCAGGTTCCGATAACCGAACACGACATGCAGGTGGACATGCTCGTCACTGATAAGGAAGTCCTCCGCTTCGGCCCATAA
- a CDS encoding L,D-transpeptidase family protein has product MIRESARQGSLSPLAGLVASSDPQPALRKVDTPANPSSPPSPRPTLEPPRLSIPSTLPAKKSPDGSTVSNPSTTLPPSTIFRITAPTSQPSSIPPPAIDPAKAAADFQAGMEALKSEHILEARERLNRALHEGLTLADAKAARQALTDLANKTVLSKTVVKGDTLCSWHSVKAGDTLGKLARRCKISEPLLADINTLGNRNLIREGSRIKLIDGPFHANINKRDHEMHVYLQGLYVRTIPVALGEGGSTPAGTWKVANQLANPGWTDPRTGKRWHPDDPANPIGEYWIGLQGIDGEAAGQPGYGIHGTIEPDTIGKDVSMGCIRLGTADVAWTYKLLLPNQSIVTITE; this is encoded by the coding sequence ATGATCCGCGAGAGCGCCCGCCAGGGGTCGCTCAGCCCGCTGGCCGGCCTCGTCGCGTCCAGCGATCCGCAACCCGCCCTGCGGAAGGTGGACACCCCCGCCAATCCCTCATCACCCCCGAGCCCGCGGCCCACCCTCGAGCCACCCAGACTGTCCATCCCCTCGACGCTTCCTGCCAAGAAGAGCCCGGACGGCTCCACGGTCAGCAACCCAAGCACCACCCTTCCGCCCTCGACCATCTTCAGGATCACCGCACCCACCAGCCAGCCCTCGAGCATCCCGCCCCCCGCGATCGATCCCGCCAAGGCCGCGGCCGATTTCCAGGCCGGGATGGAAGCCCTGAAGAGTGAACATATCCTCGAGGCCCGCGAGCGACTGAACCGGGCCCTGCACGAGGGCCTGACCCTGGCCGACGCCAAGGCTGCCCGCCAGGCCCTGACCGATCTGGCCAACAAGACCGTGCTCAGCAAGACCGTCGTCAAGGGCGATACCCTCTGCTCCTGGCACAGCGTTAAGGCCGGCGACACCCTCGGCAAACTCGCCCGGCGATGCAAGATCTCGGAACCACTGCTGGCCGATATCAACACCTTGGGCAACCGCAACCTGATCCGCGAAGGCTCCCGCATCAAGCTCATCGACGGCCCATTCCACGCGAACATCAACAAGCGCGATCATGAAATGCACGTCTACCTTCAGGGACTCTACGTGAGGACCATACCCGTCGCCCTGGGCGAAGGCGGGAGCACGCCCGCCGGAACGTGGAAGGTCGCCAACCAACTGGCCAACCCCGGCTGGACCGACCCGAGAACCGGCAAACGCTGGCACCCGGACGATCCGGCCAATCCGATCGGCGAGTACTGGATCGGCCTGCAGGGGATCGACGGCGAGGCCGCCGGTCAGCCCGGCTACGGCATCCACGGCACCATCGAACCCGATACCATCGGAAAGGACGTCTCCATGGGCTGCATTCGCCTCGGAACGGCAGACGTCGCCTGGACCTACAAGCTCCTGCTACCCAACCAGTCGATCGTCACCATCACCGAGTGA
- a CDS encoding nucleotide pyrophosphohydrolase translates to MPTDADTTVAELRRLIANFIRERDWEQFHDPKNLSMAIATEAAELMEHFRWARNEASREQVRDPARLAPVAEEVADIMAFLLSFANAAEIDVTTALQAKMAKNARKYPADQYQGRY, encoded by the coding sequence TTGCCCACTGACGCCGACACCACCGTCGCCGAGCTTCGCAGGCTGATCGCCAACTTCATCCGCGAACGCGACTGGGAGCAGTTCCATGACCCAAAGAATCTTTCAATGGCAATTGCTACCGAAGCAGCGGAGCTGATGGAGCATTTCCGCTGGGCCAGAAACGAGGCGTCGCGGGAGCAGGTCCGCGATCCCGCCCGCCTGGCACCCGTGGCCGAAGAAGTGGCCGACATCATGGCCTTCCTGCTGTCGTTCGCCAACGCCGCGGAAATCGACGTGACCACCGCCCTCCAGGCCAAAATGGCCAAGAACGCCCGCAAGTACCCGGCCGACCAGTACCAGGGACGTTACTGA
- a CDS encoding right-handed parallel beta-helix repeat-containing protein, with amino-acid sequence MARRFNHHRDPLLLAIIAATAACSPQARAATLEVGPGKAFFRIEKACGQARTGDTILVYPLAGNAAYEQVAVTVREKDLTFRAAPTEKGKHIRLSGLGFNYTGEGNTPRAIFQFSPGADGSVLEGFELTGAHNNSHNGAAVRIHQANHVTIRRCSIHHNDMGIMSNGDGTPATAVDQRIEFCEIHHNGDPAEPGYNHNLYLGGTSVTLSYCQIHHSLTGHNIKSRTHHTRVQYCYVHHSANRELDLVDSVDTARPDSHAVLLANIIVKDPQSKGNRGVIHFGHDGDQPRDGTLFLTFNTILTPFIAPIVDLSSPKTRANLTGNLITDGGARQNRQVMAAARDGARLGNVIGTHNWFSGSFSCDDTGLDAKTNRLNDTMANLFTNPAAHDFHLARSAPPNFASSFSIDQLTLPSVPGMPDTDAQPALKWQYRHPADREVRPPDKELTYGALAR; translated from the coding sequence ATGGCGCGGAGATTCAATCACCATCGGGACCCCCTCCTTCTCGCCATCATCGCTGCGACCGCCGCATGCTCACCCCAGGCCCGCGCCGCGACCCTCGAAGTCGGGCCCGGCAAGGCCTTCTTCCGAATCGAGAAGGCGTGCGGGCAGGCCCGAACCGGCGATACCATTCTGGTCTACCCTCTCGCCGGCAACGCAGCCTATGAGCAAGTGGCCGTGACCGTCCGCGAGAAAGACCTCACCTTCCGCGCGGCGCCCACCGAAAAGGGCAAACACATTCGCCTCTCCGGCCTGGGATTCAACTACACCGGCGAGGGCAACACACCACGGGCCATCTTCCAGTTCTCACCCGGGGCCGACGGCAGCGTACTCGAAGGCTTTGAATTGACCGGCGCCCACAACAACAGCCACAACGGCGCGGCCGTCCGAATCCACCAGGCCAACCACGTCACCATCCGCCGTTGCTCGATCCATCATAACGACATGGGCATCATGTCCAACGGCGACGGCACGCCCGCAACCGCCGTCGACCAGCGCATCGAGTTCTGCGAAATCCACCACAACGGAGACCCCGCCGAGCCAGGCTATAACCACAACCTCTATCTCGGCGGCACCAGCGTCACCCTGAGCTACTGCCAAATCCACCACAGCCTCACCGGCCACAACATCAAAAGCCGAACTCACCACACCCGCGTTCAGTACTGCTATGTCCACCACTCTGCCAACCGCGAACTCGACCTGGTCGACTCCGTCGATACCGCCCGACCGGACAGCCACGCCGTGCTCCTCGCCAACATCATCGTCAAGGACCCCCAGTCCAAGGGCAACCGCGGCGTCATTCACTTCGGACACGACGGCGACCAGCCACGCGACGGCACCCTGTTCCTGACGTTCAACACCATCCTGACGCCGTTCATCGCCCCGATCGTGGATCTCTCCTCACCCAAGACCCGGGCAAACCTGACCGGCAACCTCATAACCGACGGCGGAGCAAGACAAAACCGCCAGGTCATGGCCGCCGCCCGCGACGGAGCCCGGCTCGGCAACGTCATCGGCACGCACAACTGGTTCAGCGGCAGCTTCTCTTGCGACGACACCGGTCTCGATGCCAAAACCAACCGGTTGAACGACACCATGGCGAACCTGTTCACCAACCCGGCGGCACACGACTTCCACCTCGCCAGATCGGCCCCCCCCAACTTCGCCTCTTCCTTCTCGATCGACCAGTTGACCCTCCCGTCCGTCCCCGGCATGCCGGACACAGATGCCCAACCCGCACTGAAATGGCAGTATCGCCACCCCGCCGATCGGGAGGTACGACCCCCCGACAAGGAACTCACCTATGGCGCCCTCGCTCGCTGA